Below is a genomic region from Thunnus albacares chromosome 4, fThuAlb1.1, whole genome shotgun sequence.
TCCCCCGCTGGTGCAGTGGCGACGTCTGACGGGGATGGCAGTTCCCTCCCCATCCCAGCAGTGGCATCGTCTGTGGATGTGGTGTAGCGGCTGAGCTCTCTGAGAATCTCAGAACTTAAGGGAGTGGAGGGCCGCTGCTCCCCGTTGGGGGAacgttgctgctgctgctccacaggGGATGAACAACCGTTACTGACTGGATGGATCAGGGAACCCTGGGTCTCTGTGGAGGGGAGAGAAACACAGTCACCAAATGTCAGGACACATGTGCACTGTCTCTGCTtctgaatcatttatttttgaaaggTCAATCCTGGAAAAGAGGTGGCGTATCCAAATATGCGCTTTCATGTGCAAATATTATTAGAAACTAATGACATACTGTAATTCATAACACAAAAGATAAGCAGGGCTTCATCCCATGAAACATCTTTATTAACATGTTTGGGAGTTGAGAGCTCAAAAACACCATCCTAAAAGTTGTATGAGTTGTTTGGATGGTTGTAATGTAAAACTGTGCAGGAGGAACCAGGACTAATGAATATGAATTTGTACCTCTAGAAGCGGCAGAGCCCCCAACTGCTGGTCTACTGATCTTTCCAGATCGAATAGCAAAAATTCTTCCATCATTTGTCCGGATGTAGGTACCTTTGGTGGAGAAAACATCAAGCGATAGAGTCAGTAGACTGAAATGCTTGGTAAGTAGAGAGTAATTCATGTGCTGCTGCAGCTACCTTTAGATCCTCTGATTACATGGATGCTCTCTCCTGCACTAATACGAGCTTGAACATCTGTTGTGCTGTTGGCTCCTGGGATTACAATATCTGTAGATTTGGACAAAATGGCTGATGTTAATAGCTCATATCAACTGTCCACCCACATTTCCTATTCCATTTCACATGCTGAAATAATCAGTTTGTCTTCTATTGACAGAGTTAATggtcaaatcattttaaaaacataaaattttgGGGGTGGGGTTTGTTATCGCAATGATTTAACTGTTTAAACATATTATACATTACCAGTTGTGGTGACAATCCTCTGCACATAAACTCCAGCTTTCTGCAGGAAGTTGACAGGCAGGCTGCCGGCAGAGCTGGAGCCAGCCATGCCCATGCCGACCTGGCGAGGCATCATGGGGATTGGGGTCGATTGGATGGGCCTGACACTTGCCACAGGCTTGTCATCTGGCCGTGCCATGGCTCGCCTGGAAGTATGAGGGCTGAACTCGTGAGAtgatcacatacacacacacacacacacacacacacacacacagatatatatacCCCAACAGCAGTGTCTAGTCTACTGGAAATTTactagaaaaaaagagaaactcgTGTAAGGGTACAACCTCAAACAATCCACCACATTAATAATTAgttggtttttttgtgttttattgccaGTAAGCAAGGCAGATACTAATTTCCAGATCTCTGAGGTGATTTTGGCCATGGTGTTTACAACTGTACTGACTTAACAATGAAAGGCTGAACCTGAAGTGatgaacatctttttttcatgcatACATATTATGTTGattatactatatattttgGTGGAGGAAGGTGTAAATTGTAATGCATTGAACCAAAGAATATCAGGAAAACTTTAATTTCTGGTTGTACGTTCATCTGTGAAACAAACTGTTAGCATCTGTTAGCCTCTCCACTAACAGTAAAACGAGATACCCCAAAGGAAACATGCAGTTTGAAACCCACCAGCCACGTTGGTTGAATGCTGGTATGTTTGTGAGCGCCTGATCGCTGGTTGAGTAGTAAGGGGCATACGATGGGCGAGAGTAGGGGACAGAGGCTCGTTTCTCATCCTCATAGCTCTTCTTGGCGGCTCTCTTCTCTGCTTTGGTCAGTTTTGACTCCTTCCGGTCCACTAGCAGAGACTCATGATGGAAAGGTTGCTATTGACATAAATGGAAAGAGGGAAACGCAACAACTGAATTGCACATCGATTGTATTTTTCAGGGAAGAGGCAGATTGATCTCTTATATGTCAGACTTAGGAGTAACACTTATGAACTGTACCCTGGTGATGAGGTGTGGGTAAATCTGGCAGGCTTGGTGTAACACTGTCTCCATGTCTTCCCAGGAATCGAGACCGATTTTGCCAACttcagcctcctcctccacgAAGTGCAACAGCGACTCCACTTCCTTACGGGTGAAGTTTAGCGCTGGGTTCAGGTCATCAACCACCCGGtctttaaacacaaaatgaacaataGTCTTTGTAGGGGTTTGAAGTTATACATTTTAACAAGGAGCAACTTTCTGTAACTTGTACTTGTCTCAGCACAGTTGTTGTGAGTTTAGCTGGATAACTGTGTTCAGTCAGACCGAGAACCTCccaaatgtagaaaaaaagacTCAAGTAAAGGAGTTGTTCTGGCTCACTGCAGTTGTTCAGCTAACTTGGGATGTTAGCAATTCTGCTTCATGAGACAAGATGGTAGAGGTGTGATTGTCTAACAAACAGATTGTTCACATGTACAAATCTCTTACCAGACATGCCCTGTTTCGAGACTTGTCTGTCATAGATCTTCTTCTCCAAGGTGAAGTCACAGACGAGGCGGTAGATGTGGCAGGGTTTTCTCTGACCATAGCGGTACACCCTACACACAGCTTGGGCATCGTGACATGGGTTCCAGGAGGCATCGAACAAAACGACACGGTTGGCGCCGATCAGATTTACGCCCAAGCAGCCCGCTCTGAAAGAAACGCAGAAAATGTAGGATGATGAGTTCCTGGCAGTGTGTGGAGAAAGTGTGAGAAATGATGAAAGAATAAAGAGCTGAGACACACACCTGGTAGAAAGTAGGAAGACCCATGTTGCGGTGTTCTCTGGGTCATTAAACTGATTGATAAGTCGCTCTCTCTCTGAGGCAGATGTACTCCCATCCAGTCCTTTAGACAGACATACATCATCTCTTAACACAAAACACCTGAACACTGCATCAAAAAAAGTAGACTTTATCCTGAAGTAATTTTTCTTCTTGACAAATCAGAAAAATGATAGAAGGAATGGAATGTAGAAGTATCCCAGAGTGATATATAACAAGACAATTTTAAAGTTGTTCGTCAAATTGCAAATATTACGAGAATTGTGGCATAAAGCTAGAAATGCAAAATCAATAAAGACAATCacagttttgatgtttcagTGGTAAAAACCACACTTTCTGCAGAGTTGCAAGTTTGGAAGCAGAGCACAGATCGAATGACTTACTGTAGTAATTGAGGTTGCGAACCCAGCTTTGGCTCTGGGCGTCGGAGGAGGTAATGCCTGCTGGCATGGGTCTCTTTGATAAGAACTCCTCAATGACTGACAGGGTGGATAAGCTTTGGCTGGAAGGAACACAGCAGACACAGATTTTAACGGGTATTACAAGATGTATTAGTGAGCTGTGAAATTAactaaaaagattttttattaaataaaataatctggTATACTTCAGGAGTAAGTAAGTGATGTAtgtatcaatcaatcattcattCAGGTGTACTTAACAGTCACAGCACTtctgtatgtacatatatggtTAAAACaagaattaattaataattgcTCTTTTGATTTTAGGTACATAacataattttagttaattgtGGAATTACTGCTTGCAAAAGTGACAGACAACCTCATGAGATGTAGGaagattaaattattaatttccAACGGTTTGTACAAAGCTCTGAAAGCTAAAAAGAACTGTCTGATTAATTAGCCAAACTGCAAAGTCAGTCCACCTCttttaaagctgctgctgctgtttaatgtTATATACATCGGACAGATGACTTACCTAAAGACCAAAATCTTGTCTCTTCTTTTCACACTCTCTTCAATCAAATGAAACAGCAGCACCATCTTGGCAGAGTTCTCCAGAACTCCTGTCTGGTAGTTTGACATTATGTCCTTTGCCTACGACAAATAAATGGTGGAAAAAGCAGTTCAATAACAAGGAATTTCAACTCCAAGAGACTTTGGAGGAAAGATTTAACAAATGATATGGACATGACATCAAAGTTAACACCAAATGTCAGTTTAATGGTGACAAAAAAGGTATATTTCAGTATTTGAAGCTTTAGTTTTTTGGTACTTGAGGTTAGACCAACAGTTATCAGAGTAGTGGACTTTAGCTGTATTAATAGTGTAAAACTAAGCTATAACTATATTCATTAGGACATGTACATATATTGTCAGTAAATGGTCACCCTTAACAGAATCAAATTAACCTCAACATTATAAAAGTTAAGGACTTACTGACTTTTAAAGCAGTTAGTGCTAAAGGACAAGGTTATGGAGGGTTTTTGTTTATTGGACTGTTGCAATATCATACCCATTCATATGTGATGACTTGATTGGCTCTATCCTGAGAGGGATTGAGCTGTGGCAAAGCGTTATTGACTTTGTTGTTGCTCGAGTCGGCTACTTTGGCTTTGAGGCCAGCACCAGGTGCCGGGCAGCGGGGGTTATTAGCCGAAGTGATGTCATCGAGGTCCAGGTCATGCTCGTTGGCCTGATTCTCTTTCTGCAAGGCTTCATAAAGGACGTCTGGGTGATTCCAGATCTGGAgagttcaagaaaaaaaaaaaaaggcttacttaatttaaaaaaatgccatGTTGGTGTTTTAATCactgaaaaaaacccaacaaaaaaccaaaacagattTCTTATAAATCTCTCTGTGGAAAAGGTAGacacagcaaagaaaaagaGTCTAACCTTGCAGCATACACAGAAAGCCTTGAGTGGGTTGAGTCCGAGCCAACCACTGTTCCCTGCTTCTCGGAAGCGCTTCATGAACTCGGTATACAGCGCCCTCTGAATGGGAGAGAGCCGCACCAAGATCACATGTTCGTCCTTGGAGGGAAGCTGGTCTTGCAGCACATCATGACCACGTCTGTAAACCAGAAAAGCTCCCATAAAAAACATGGACATGTACGTATCATCCAGGCTAATATGCTTTTTTTCATGATGTCCAACTTCTTTCAGCAAGCTTACCTCTGGACAAAACCCTCCAGTAGGCTGTGCAGGACGTGGCTGCGGTAACGCATTAGGCGGACATCTTGAGGTGTGCTATCCATGCACTGTCCGTTCAGAATGGGCCGCTCAAACATGTTACTGAACTCCTGGCGCGTGCCTAGAAATTCAGGCCTAACAAAGTCCACCATGCACCAGTATTCGATAAGGTTGTTCTGCAACGGGTACCCTGTCAGAACCACTCGGCGCCGGGAGCGGATGTTCTTTAGCGCCTGCGATGTGCTGGCGTGGTAGTTCTTAATGCGATGGCCCTCGTCACAGATCACCACATCTGGACCAGGCCGCGCAATGGCCTTTTCAATACCTGAACAGAAAAAGGAAGGACATAAGAagtctgtaaatgtaaattacactgtaaatataCGTTTGTATTCATATTTCTCATTCACATAGACAGTAGAACTGTACAAGGTTGCTTAGGTCTGTGCTTCCCTTAGACTATTGACTTTTACTCGCCTTTCATGAGCTCTTGCTGTCTATCTTCTTCATCCAGGTCAATGATGATTGGCCCTGCGGGCTTCTTGGATTTCCTCTTCTTGCCCATAACAAAGCTCTTCTTCATCGACAGCAGGCGGTACATCTCATAACCCATAAGCAACACACCTCCGTCTCTGGACCAGTCCTCCACAACCTTGGCCCTGGCCAGCGTCGTtctgcaggacacacacacacactcagcatgATGAACAGCTCAATGAACACTTCGCCCTGACCACACATTATCACACACAGTAAGGGCATGCTACATACTTGTGCTCATCGTTGAGAATGTGAACTTTGAATGCGCGGCCTGTGACGAATGCGGGGTCAGTGTCAGGGGGAAGGGCTTCTTGGGGTGGGAGCCAGAGGTTAAACTCTGTCAACCAGTTCTGGAGTGTGTTCACCTGGTATGATGAAACCACAGAGGTGAGAGTTTAATTTCATCAAAATCAGATATTTACTTTGGCGACCTACTGGATATATAATTTCTATATACACTTAAGATCACTCACAGGGACGATTGCCAGCACAGTGTGGGCCTCAGTGTTCCTTAGTAGGATGTCAATGAAGGAAATGACCTGCAGTGTCTTGCCCAACCCCATGCTGTGAGCAAGGATGCAACCAAAGCCACCGCTGGTCTTATACCGCTCCAGAGACTCAATGAGGTTATCGTAGAGAAACCTGATTCCCCCAACCTTGGAGAAGGGGAGATCAATGTTTGTGAGAAAACAAGCTGGACGGTGAGTAAGATACGAACAAACACTGAGTGTAGTTTCTGTAACTGGAGGTaatgtgtgtgaaaaatgtgagaGTTTACATTGTGGGCATACCTGGTGAGGTTTGACGGCTCTGGCCAGCTGTGGAGCAAGATAAACATCTTTCTCCTCTGCAGGGTGGTTGATATTAACCAGCACTCGACCCTGGGCGTCAGGCAGGTTCAGGGCATCGTTGATGTGCGCCCCGCTGCTCTCGTCTGTGCCGGAGGTGCCATCGGCGTCCTCGTCAGCCGACTCGCTGCTTATCTGGAGGGCATCCTCGTCCCCAGAACTGAGCTCAATTACATCTGCGTCATCGACGATGAAGTAAACACTGTTAGAACTTGCTCATATCTTACACTGTCCTGAATCAGTTGGAAATAACAGCATCATAGTGTCACAGGACTATCATCTATATTACCATCTCTCATGGCAAGTGCAGGCAAATTGGGCTCTGCTGGTTCATCTTCATCGCCGCTGCTGTCCAGACAGATCACATCCTGCTTGCTAAGGAGAGCGGGGACCAAGTGAGATACTTCTCCTAGAATTGAAGCAGCATCCACTGTTGGAGAGGTGCGAAGGGAAAGGAAAATTTAGGATTGAAGCCAAAGTACTGCAAAAGATGTCAAACAGAAATATGATGGGGAAAATAACCTAGTTGAGAGTCTGGGACACTTGGGGCTGGTGTAGGGAAgtctttcctctgctgctccagACGTTTCCgcctctccatctcttcctgttgAGCAGCCTTGGTCCCAGCCTCCAGCTGATCCTCTTTCAGCAGCTTTCTGTAAGCACAGAGAAAAAGGACAGGCTACAGACAAACATTTagatatataatgtaatatactGGACAGAAAGTATCAAACAGATAAATGTACCTGATATTTTTCCTCATGTGTGCAGGCTTAGATGGCTTGGAAGGTTTGGAGCCTTTTGAAGACTTGGAGGATTTGGTTAATTTAGAggctttttgtttctttgttttgctgGAAGGAGGCTTGCTCTGGCTTGAGTTCTCAGGGCTGGCTGGAGGCTGAGAGCGAGAGGCAGGTCTGGAGGGAGCCCCGGAGGAAGGGTGGGATGCGGGCTGAGACGGAGAATCAGAGGAAGGTTCTCCAGATGAGTCCCTGTCGCCATCCTGAGCTGTTTCTGTCTGGCTCTGGGCACTCGCAGGTCGCTctagagagagaagagacagcaTTTCAGTTGATGCTAAATAGGTGAGGTTTGACAACTGCACCAATCACACAAGAAGTGCCACAGTTTAAGTGCCAAGACGTAAAAGAGTACTGGAACCAGCTCAAACTACAGTTTCTGTCACGTATGCGCTAGTACATGTTTAATCTCTGACTCATGGGAGCTGGTAGGCGTTAGAATAACAGACACTCACCAATGCCGTCGTCCTCATCATCTCCATCGTTttcatcctcatcttcctccatGTCCTCattgtcctcctcttcctcattttcAAAGTACTCCTCTTCACTGTTAAGGCTGGGCTCCAGGTCACTTTCTGAAATTGCCTCTTCAGACATGGCGTCTTACAGGGCTCTCAAAGTATTACCTGCACACCTTCATCAGGAGCCCTAAAATAACAAAGCACATGACATCTTTACATTACAACGCTACATCTAGCCAGCTGACAATGAGGTTTTACAattttaaaaccaggaaatgtCCAATATTCCCACATATCCTTATGTGGTGATAACATAATAGAATCATTGAAACATAGATACAGATAGACAACGCACATtaacaaacacaccaacaaccagggagggaaaaaaagttgaaatattgaATGAAGTCTGGGAATTTGAGGTGAAGTCTGTCCTGTGACCTGAGAAATTGGGTCTTGGGTCGATAGACTGGGAGCATGTCAGATATATTGTAACCAGGCCATTAAGAGCTTTGAGTTGGGATGTTTGGAAATTGGTGTGATAtgactcctttttttcccttctcctttAAAAATttcaaagtttaactgctggaaacaagaggtctcctacttcactgtaaagtccattattaatgtttgtgcactggGGCCTTCAAGTTTCCACCTGTGtgagttgaatattggaccaagattggctccaaactatttgtgatgtcacaaatcctgctcatggGCCCACCCTTTACAGtaagattttcaatgagcacagagaaactttcagcagatgaatgtgaaaacatccttctagtgtaaaactctgcacattcatTATTCTatacaatgaagctcaaacatccaactgaacgaacaagaagaaaaaacacattttggagtGGATGGGGCCTTTAAACAAGTTGGTGTACATACTGTACGTAAGTTACTCCCTTTTGTGGTCTAACCAACATTAGTAATGACCGTTTACATAAGTATACATCATACACTGAATGTCAGACATCTAAGTTCATAGTTGAAGGGATGTAAATATTGATCAGTACTGCAAACAATGTTGTAAAGTCAGAGTTTACGTTACACATGACGTGACCCAGTTATTAGTTATGGTGTCACCCAGCGGCTTATGAGCCGAGGATGGAGGAGGCAGCTAGCTAGTAGCACAAAGCTACATCTGCAGCTAATCTGTTATGGTGTTGTTATTGTTAGGTAACATTGACATCAAGCATCTGTCGTTAGATGGACTATTGAGCTGAATGCATAAAGCAGGTAATTACTATTGTTTCCCTGGCTGAGTCAGCAGACCATCATGCTAGTTAGCCAATTATACGACAATAAACGCAATTTCAAACGTCAAATTCACATCCATTGTCCATCAGTGGCAGTAAAACAGGCTGACTAATTGTAATTCGGACTGGTAGAAAAGCAGCTTTACTTCAAACCGATTGTTTTGTTCGCTGTGGTGGCAAGATAACAATCTAATATTGTGTAGGTGTAACGCTCGCGTAGCTAATGCTAGCCTGAATTACACTCTCTGCTAACACAAACATCCGGCTGTTGGTGCTGCTCACCTGTACGAGTTTATGCTGTACTCTTCAAGAAAAGCCCCTCTGTTGCTGCACACACCGATCGATCAATTAATACCTGCAGTAACTGTGTAAATGAACCGATAAACGGTGCtaatttacaatttttcaaCAGTGTGACCATAAACTCCGTCCCTCCAAGAGGTGAATCCGACCGAGGGTTCCGGGGATAAAAAAAGTCCGTCAACgaagcaaaatgtaaaaaataaaattgaaccTTTTATGTTTGTAATCTGTCAAGTCTGAATTACTTGTGCtgttcaattaattgtttaattaatttatttaattgtgCTGTTTTTGGTGAGCTAGCGATGTCCtctcaaaagacaaaaaaacaaacaaaaaagaaaagaaaagaaaagaaaagaaaagaaaagaaaaaaacaacttattttcgCTGCTTCCTAACGACATTCACTCctgaacatttttacaaaataataataatgataatatacaAATTATgataatctttatttatctaTAGGGTCCGGCTGCGGGGGCGGCACCTCACGCCGCGCCCCCTTTGGCTCAtggctcctctcctcctctcgtcTTACCAGAGTTGGGTCCGCCAAGTCGCGGACAGGTGTAGAGGGCTTTTATGACTGGAAGTAAAACCTCCTGCTGTCTTCTCATGCGAGCACAGGATCGCATCTCGTCTGGAACAAAGTTCTCTACCCTGCACCATCTTATcgtaaatatgtaaatatttactCCCGTAGTcgtggatttattttaatttatcattATCACTGCGTTCCGTGTACATATAATTTTATAACCGTAACAATAGAGAGAAATGAAATTATATTCTGCAAAATGTAGAGGACTGCCATGAAACAGTTATgacatttaccatttaaatgcattattattgatgttgttgttgttgttatttttataaattaatttgtCATGGCCCAGAGTGATGATGATCATTACTATTAACTAAtaatctctcacacacacacacacacatatatatatagacatataatataattaataatgtgTAAAGATCACTGGATGttattaaagacatttattgCGCTTATAATTCAATACATTTGATCAAACCGTACAATACACACGCACATGTTGATGAATACACAAAGTAAATACAGACATGGCAAACAGAAGGTCTGGCTGGTTGTAGTCCTGCTGGGGGCAGAGGCTGCATTCTGACCAGAGGAGGGATGCATGGAGGTCTGAGGTGAAGGAGGACAACCAGAGGAGTCTGGACAGACGCTGGAGGGACAAAAGTCAGTACGACTAAATGTgatataataaacataaactgtCTGTTTATgaaccaacagcagcaaaagTTTCATTCtcaccatgttgcactgatgCGCTAAAGGAGTGAAGATGAGATCAGTTCAAGGAGACACAGGAGCTTTTACTaggctaaataaaaaaaaaaacacaggcaagcaaaataaacattactTAACTAAGAACAACTTacacaaaaaaccccccactgcactataaaataaacacaagtgcATATTTACTTGACAAGCAGCATCAGGTCCATTGTTCCTGAtctcctgatgatgtcacatagTGATAGAGTATCCGTTCACGGTAATCACAGAGAACCTTTCGGTTCAGATCAGGCTGGGTCTCTGGTGACAGTAAAGAAAATATGCACAACCTGGTAGGCACTCATCAGTATAGATCAGGTATGGAAAAAGCATGATGCTATGCTATGATCTGAAACTATGTACTCACCCAGTGTGCTATCCTCATCTTGGAGCCATCAGACCTGGAGGATTAGAGGCCGGAGTGAAGGTCACAACTGACGGTCAGAGGTGATGATGAGAAGGCTGAGCAG
It encodes:
- the rad54l2 gene encoding helicase ARIP4, producing MSEEAISESDLEPSLNSEEEYFENEEEEDNEDMEEDEDENDGDDEDDGIERPASAQSQTETAQDGDRDSSGEPSSDSPSQPASHPSSGAPSRPASRSQPPASPENSSQSKPPSSKTKKQKASKLTKSSKSSKGSKPSKPSKPAHMRKNIRKLLKEDQLEAGTKAAQQEEMERRKRLEQQRKDFPTPAPSVPDSQLVDAASILGEVSHLVPALLSKQDVICLDSSGDEDEPAEPNLPALAMRDDVIELSSGDEDALQISSESADEDADGTSGTDESSGAHINDALNLPDAQGRVLVNINHPAEEKDVYLAPQLARAVKPHQVGGIRFLYDNLIESLERYKTSGGFGCILAHSMGLGKTLQVISFIDILLRNTEAHTVLAIVPVNTLQNWLTEFNLWLPPQEALPPDTDPAFVTGRAFKVHILNDEHKTTLARAKVVEDWSRDGGVLLMGYEMYRLLSMKKSFVMGKKRKSKKPAGPIIIDLDEEDRQQELMKGIEKAIARPGPDVVICDEGHRIKNYHASTSQALKNIRSRRRVVLTGYPLQNNLIEYWCMVDFVRPEFLGTRQEFSNMFERPILNGQCMDSTPQDVRLMRYRSHVLHSLLEGFVQRRGHDVLQDQLPSKDEHVILVRLSPIQRALYTEFMKRFREAGNSGWLGLNPLKAFCVCCKIWNHPDVLYEALQKENQANEHDLDLDDITSANNPRCPAPGAGLKAKVADSSNNKVNNALPQLNPSQDRANQVITYEWAKDIMSNYQTGVLENSAKMVLLFHLIEESVKRRDKILVFSQSLSTLSVIEEFLSKRPMPAGITSSDAQSQSWVRNLNYYRLDGSTSASERERLINQFNDPENTATWVFLLSTRAGCLGVNLIGANRVVLFDASWNPCHDAQAVCRVYRYGQRKPCHIYRLVCDFTLEKKIYDRQVSKQGMSDRVVDDLNPALNFTRKEVESLLHFVEEEAEVGKIGLDSWEDMETVLHQACQIYPHLITRQPFHHESLLVDRKESKLTKAEKRAAKKSYEDEKRASVPYSRPSYAPYYSTSDQALTNIPAFNQRGWRAMARPDDKPVASVRPIQSTPIPMMPRQVGMGMAGSSSAGSLPVNFLQKAGVYVQRIVTTTDIVIPGANSTTDVQARISAGESIHVIRGSKGTYIRTNDGRIFAIRSGKISRPAVGGSAASRETQGSLIHPVSNGCSSPVEQQQQRSPNGEQRPSTPLSSEILRELSRYTTSTDDATAGMGRELPSPSDVATAPAGDEGSSQNNQTSDLSRQLGDDLLSSALEMRGTKRKSTESQGSTQLGAKRTSAATHFSGLSMGSSGLSFPPVGLNSSSLLGNLGHMSHPLLMGSSGGSSFLPTAGHTLADLQTMFPSAGSDLLRQSATGNGHLPTPSSSALSTVYSSASTTIPMSSTPSAATSSSLASGSLPPYLMNPNMAGLLSSGFPINYSQSLLSEPRMFPTPLLSGSGGFPAPNSSSSSFLSHFNNPTSSLLGAALTQPDRHQSTENGGSSSDDDVIEVTGQ